The Girardinichthys multiradiatus isolate DD_20200921_A unplaced genomic scaffold, DD_fGirMul_XY1 scaffold_40, whole genome shotgun sequence region cagctgctcgggcctaaaaaTGCCGTAAAGCAGATGTGCCACAATTCTGCACTTTTCTAAACCATGTTGTAAGGAAATTACATTAAATTTGCAGTTTTTAAGCTAGAGTGCCATAAAATGGgtcaacattttcacaaaacatatttttgagaGGTGCATATCCGCTCATCAATATTAATGGATTGGACATCAGTGACTAATGCATGACACGCGCTCGCCATTGCTATACAATTAGTCAGGATTGCTGCAGAAGCTTTTTAAAGGCGAATAAAGTTCGAGGAGTAAAATGACATGTTGCTTTGACAGATTGACTTGAATGTAATTGTGATATAgttgaaattaaatgtaatttgcAAAACAATCTTAGAAAAATATGCGATGTACACTGGTTTGCCATGAAAAGTAGTACaatgtttaaaatactaaaacaaaacattataataTAAACCAAGTGTTTTAGGGGCtacatggtggcgcagttggtagcactgttgccttgcagcaagaaggtcctgggttcaattcccttcctggggtctttctgcatggagtttgcatgttctccctctgcatgtgtgggttctcaccaggttctccagcttcctcccacagtccaaagacatgcctgttaggttaattggtaactctaaattgcccttaggtgtgtgaatgagtgtgtgtgtggttgtttgttgcgatggactggtgacctgtccagggtgtaccccgcctcttgcccatagactgctggagataggcaccagctcccccatgacccactatggaacaagcagtagaaaatgactgactgacaagtattttaatattcatatacaataatttattagtggaGTGGGTGACAGGTCAAGgaacgtgacgtcgcccggtacggcggagccagggtcccaccctggagctagGTATGCAGTCGAGACccgtcagagagcgcctggtggccgggttgctcctcgtaggagccggccgggccaagcccaaatgagagatgcgaggccatcgcCCAGTGGGACCACCAGGGTCACCATGAAGGACTCGTGCAAAAAGAATTGgacagcggacgaaggtggagacttcAACGACCCCATCTCTGGATGCTTAGACTGGCTCTAGGGACTTGGAATGGCACCTCGATGGGAGGGAagaagcctgagcttgtgcaggaggtcaagagatatcgactagaaataatcGTCCTCAACTCCACGCACAGCGttggctctggaacccagctcctcgaGAGAGGTTGGACTCCCTTCTACTTTGTAGTgtcccatggggagaggcggcgttCTTGGTAGGGTTTCCTTGTTGCCCACCCccatctcatgttggggtttaccccggtggatgagagggtcgcatccccgTGCCTCCGGGTCAGGGACAAGTCTCTGACCGTCGTTTGACCTACGGGCCGAGAGGTAATGCAGAGTACCCGACCTTTTTGGCCCCTGTCGGGgttgctgcatagtgcccctcccggacactccattattctgccgggagacttcaacgcccacgtggagAAACGTCAGTGACACTTGAGACTTCTTGGACACTTGGACCTCtatgctagtcatggattgtccataatgaacaccatgttcaagtaAAAGAGTGTTAATCAGTGCAATTGGCACCAGGAAACCCTAGGctggaggttgatgatcgaatTTGTTGTCGTGTCTTTAGACCTTCAGCCGCAGGTTTAGGACACCCGGGGGgaaaagaggggctgagctgtccattgatcaccacctggtggtgagttggatccactgaaagaggagaaaaccggacagacttggcaggccagAGCGTAtactgagggtctgctgggagaATCTGGCGGAgacctcggccagggatgtattcaaatcccacctctgggagagctttgaccagattcagTGGGAGGTTGGAGACGTGGAGTCCAAGTGAACCGTATTCTCCGCGTCTATTGTTGATGCTACCGCCGGTAACTGTGGTTGTAAGGTCTGCTGTCCCTGTCATGGTGgaaatccccaaacccggtggtggacaccagcagtaagggatgctgtcaagctgaaggaggagTCCTGTCGGCTATGGTTGGCttttgggactcctgaggcggctgacgggtaccataaAGCCAGgcgtgctgcggcccaggctgtgACAAAAACTTAGGCCttggaggagtttggtgaggccatggagaaggactaccggttggcctcggagcgattctggcaaactgtcccatgcctcaggagggggaagcagtgcttcaccaacactgtttacagtgggggtggggagctgctgaccttaaCTGgcgacattatcgggtggtggaggGAGTAcgtcaaggatctcctcaatcctgcaatcacgcattccctggtggaagcagaggttGGGGACTCGGGAATAGACTCTTCCATAACCcaagctgaagtcaccgaggtggttaaaaagctctgcggtggcagggcttcagttGGTGGaggagatctgccctgagttcCTCAAGGCTCTACATGTTGTGGGGCTTttatggttgacacgcctcttcaatatTGCAtagcggtcagggacagtgcctctggactggcagaccggggtggtggtgccccttcacaagaagggttaccggagggtgtgttccaactaaagggggatcacactcctcagcctccctggtaaggagagtccggccgattgTCAAACCTCAGTtttaggaggagcagtgtggttttcgtccggctgtggaacactggaccagctctaaacactctgcagggtactcaagggttcatgggacttttcccaaccggtccacatgtgttttgtggacctggagaagataTTCGACTGTATCCTTCATGGTGCCCTGTgagggttgctccaggagtacggagtcgggggccctttattaggggctatCCGGTCTccgtacaagcggagcaggagtttcgTCCgtactaagttggacctgttcccgctGCACGTTGGACTCCCCATGGTTgcccctttgtcaccggtcctgttcataacttttatgatggatgggatttctaggcgcagccaagggccggggggggggggtctggtttggggaccagtgtatttcgtctcttctttttacagATGTCATGGTCCTGCCGacaccctctagccaagacctacagcatgcactggggcagttcgcagccatATGTGAAggggctgggatgaagatcagctcctccaagtccgaggccatggttctcaaccggaaaagggtggcctcTTCAGGTTAGAGGTGATttcctgcctcaagtagagGCAtataagtatcttggggtcttgttcacgagtgagcgTTGAATGGAGCAGAAAATTGACAGACGGATCTGTGCAGCTGCCTCAGTAATGGGGAAGCTTTGCCAGTCTGTTgtgttgaagagagagctgaaagAAAACCGGCAAATcgagcgaagctctcaatttactggttggtctacatccctaccctcacctatgggcatgaactgggtcatgaccgaaaataaggagatcctggatacaaacggcagaaataagcttcctccgtggggtggctgggcactcttTTAGAGATAGGGTAGAACCGCTGcacctccacatcgagaggagccagttcagGTGGCTTAGGCATCTCGCTGGAGCATGCGCTGGAGGTACTATGTaactcggctggcctgggagcgccttgggctcccctcgaagaagctggaggaggtgtctgtgcTGAGCCTGcttcccccgcgacccggtcccggacaAAGCAGAAGAGGATGAGTCGGAGTACGAGTAGGAGTATTAGTGGAGTTTCTGAAGCTAACAAGCAATCTGAATTCCTGAACAATTAACATTAAGCTAAACTAGggtatgttagtgtttatgtcttACTTGCTCCTTTAAgaacaaatattaatttacaGCACTTTGCTGCATTGGCGACCagagatttctttcttttttatcctCTCTGCTCCTCCTTTTCTCTTTGGCTGTCTCTTGCACTCAATTTTTATGAGAAATATGGACGGGCTCGTAACCTGGTGGACCTACAGTACATGCAGTAAAATGGCAAATGGCTtgtacttttatagcgctttatcaagtccccagagaccccaaagcgttTCACACTACATCCAGtaatccacccattcatacacacattcactcaCTGatagtggtgagctacattgtagccacagctgccctggggcagactgacagaggcAAGGCTGCCATATACAGctgccaccgagccctctgaccaccattagTAGCTGCCGTAGGGGGAAGACTGATGTCTTgtaaccggcaacccaccggttacaagaCAAATCCCTGTCATCATCGCCACAGTGGCCCCTGTAGGTCTTTGCTGGAGGGACCCAGCAGAACCACATTGTCAGCAAAAGGCAGAGGTGAAATCTGTTGGTCCACACGCCGGACCCCCTCTGGCgattggctgcacctagaaatcctgtccatgaaagttataaacaggaccAGTGAGAAAGGGCAAACTCCTATTAACCCTCGAGAACCTGCTAAGGGTGTATAACTGGtgcagtgttccatggccaggacaaaaaccacactacTTCTCCTGAAATCTAGTTTCAACTATCGACCATGCTCTCCTCTCCAACAACCTAGCATAGACCTTCCCAGGAagtcacaataaattcatgtctaaaataaagtttgctgtcattttagtgtattcGCAGCTTACTACTTTGCTGCGTTCGTCGTTTCCATAGAGAcgaggaactgaccccttaaaagaagaagtctttcagcaaatccttctggATACTGGAGGAGGTTGATGAAGAACTCATCCAGAGCTTAATGCAGACAATAAGGAACTTCTCCACTGATGTAGGAACATTTAATCAGACACTTTGAAGAGTTTTTCATGCAGGGAGACGATGTAATGAATTgggtgggttaatacacccaacaaacCAACATTGAAGCTTCTCCACTTGCTGCATCAGCATACTCGAGCTTGcactacaaaatcgcagcaaaaaataaaaatgtgggaTATGCTAAATTGGTggccggaagtccatgaccttatttagctgttcagcTGCAAATACTGAGACGTAACAGTTTAAAAAACGTAACAGAGattagagaaaactgaatggatTGAAAAATATGTCCCAAACAGGTtcatatttcattatttattattattcattatatatccatatataaagatatctacgcagctcctggagagactaaattcaacaaAATTTCTCCTCTCTAACACCTTTATGTTCAACATCCTTTGTCCAAGTTTACAGACTCCAagtatgaaataaaatgtatttaagggctaaaaagcTTAGAGGCAGAACAAAACAGGGAGATAACCCCGATGTTGGCTAAGTTGGATTTAGATGATCTTTCTTTATTTACGTTCCAAGTGGttcctcttttctttgtttttctctcggCACCAACCCTCTGGGGTCACTTACAAGGCACCCTGCATGTAGCTCATAGATACATGGCTAAGTAAGCACAGATTTTCCCATCAAAGCGAATACATCAACATAGGTGCATATTTAAACACATGCATACAGAACTTGGGTAGAAAATTCAGCTTTACAAGTTTCAAGGGAAATATCCTCTACACTATAATACTTCATATGtacttaatatttttattcaatgtACTTTGAAAAGTTTTCTGATATGCGCTCAATTTTCTTCGCGAACATCTCCTTCCAGCGGCTTCCACTAGGGGGCACCACAGCAGATCCTCCATCCTCTCCTATCTACCATCCTCCTCTGTCTGTATCTCCTCATTCTCTACATCCATGAACCTTCTCTGTGGTCTTCCTCTGTTCCTCCTCCTTAACTCCTCCATGTTCAACATCCTTTGTCCAAAGTTACTTCATATGTaggaaataattatttcatgtttaaattTAGTGATGCTGAATATAAACAGTTTCCTGTCTGCCATCATTATTCTGAACTCAGTTTGTCAGTTAAATATCGTTCTTCATCTGAAAGGTTTTCATGCTGCTCACAAAATGAGGCCCATGATGTAGAGGAAGGAGGCGGGATCAGCTCGGTGTGATCATCTGAGCTGAAGAACGGTCAGATCCCTCTGAGCTACAATGAGAGGCGCATCTCTACGACGTCTGTTCTGTAAGTAGAAACATTTTATCGTCTGTTTGGGTCAAAGTTCTGCTGTGTTTATTATTTCTGGCGGATTTATTTAGGATCACAGTTCAGAAATCagagcataaaataaaataagaaggtTTTTACACCAAGAGAAATTCTGTTTGACTTCCAAGTTCTTCAGAGTTTCTGTTACTGATctgaaaatatacatttttctttagttCTGATCTTCTTGCTGTGCTTAACAACAATTAAAGGTTAGTAAACTTGTCTtatattaaaaccttttaaatattcaaagtTATTATTTTGGAAAAATGCCTCAGAAATAGAAAATCATGAGAACATTTGATttgaataattaattaaaatgcctTAATCTCCGTTTTATTACTTTTCACAACTGAAATCTTGATTATTTTGTCATTCCAGTCCTCCCAGCTGGTCTGACTGTGAATCCCAGTAGATCTCAGTTCTTTAGAGGAGACTCTGTGTCTCTGAGCTGTGAGGAGGACAACATCTCTGCTGGATGGACTGTGAGGAGAAACACAACCAGAAGACTGTCTCAGTGTGGAAAAGGATGGGGGAAACCAGCTGGTTTGTCTTGTAACATCAGCAACCTCTTCATAGAGGACACTGGAGTGTACTGGTGTGAGTCcagagagggagcagccagcagcagcatccagctcactgtctctggtaagatcagactgtggagttagtgttgatgaagctgtgtggaaatggatgaaatgctgtagtttgtctctgtgttgaggtggatcagtgatcctGCAGAGTCCTGTCCTCCCTGTGATGGAGGGAGATGACGTCACTCTGAGCTGTCAAACAAAGACTTCCTCCAACCTCTcagctgctttcattaaagatggCTCCCTCATCAGGACTGAGCCTgcaggtcacatgaccctcCACCATGTGACCAGCTCTGATGAAGGTCTCTACAAGTGTAACATCAGTGGTCATGGAGAGTCTCCATCCAGCTGGATCTCTGTCTCAGGTCAGCAGGTTGAAATAAATCACTGAACTTTGAGTGTTAATATCAACTCTTCATCACttaataaatctttattttagagAAATCCTCCACATCGTCTCCAACAACCACTCCTTCTCCTACATCAGCCTCTCCACCCTCTTCCCAGTTTCTTCCCTATGGGCTCCTGTCTCTAACTGGTGTCGTTGTTGTGGTTTTACTGCTGGTTCTACTGGTGAAACATCAGGTTAACAGGAAATCTAGAGGTGAGATCACATCTGTCATGCATGTCAATTATTTTAGGTGTGAGTTTTCTGGGTTTCTTCTCATGATCTTTCAGCTGAAATTCTAACAATGTTTGTAtgtcagaaaaaagatgaactGGTGAATTAGATCAGTGTTTGTTGGTTTCCAGGTAATCAGGAAGTTGGAGAGGAAAGTATCATTTACAGCGATGTTAAAATATCCCAGCATGAACAACGGagaaacaaaccaaacaaaggTAAAATTCTTTGTCTTGTATTTGGTTCAGTTGTCTGGCGCCACCTACAGTTAGTCTGGAAGAAAGTAAAGAACTGAGCTTCACTGAGTTTTACTGGGACCAGTTAGAATATGTGCAGTGGATTATGACCAACACAATGTCCTGCTGTGTTTGTTCGTGCACACAAGACCAATAAAGGTTGatagttttacagttttaaatatttagaacTTGAGGAATATCAAAACAAGGAAGGAACTTATTTATGTCATAATTATGAATGGATTAATGGGAAAAGTAATGTACAGGTGATGCTCTTCATAATAAAATAGTGGTAGATGACGTGTTTTTCCTTAATTTACTAAAATGAGCCACGTTCAGCTTTTTGTCAATTAATGAGGGAACAAACttgcttttaaatgcatttagaaAGCTGGTGTTGTGTCAACCAGACATTAATGTTTTAATGACTGTTATCATcaacataattaaaatgatGTCTATCACCTAAATATGACCTTGTAATGAATCAGAGTTGAA contains the following coding sequences:
- the LOC124865206 gene encoding Fc receptor-like protein 5, coding for MGGKKPELVQEVKRYRLEIIVLNSTHSVGSGTQLLERVLPAGLTVNPSRSQFFRGDSVSLSCEEDNISAGWTVRRNTTRRLSQCGKGWGKPAGLSCNISNLFIEDTGVYWCESREGAASSSIQLTVSGGSVILQSPVLPVMEGDDVTLSCQTKTSSNLSAAFIKDGSLIRTEPAGHMTLHHVTSSDEGLYKCNISGHGESPSSWISVSEKSSTSSPTTTPSPTSASPPSSQFLPYGLLSLTGVVVVVLLLVLLVKHQVNRKSRGNQEVGEESIIYSDVKISQHEQRRNKPNKDLKQLCFTTVLFTEMKEEEEENPLMM